aggatcggtaggagggtcagttttacaagggtatgtttggaagcatgagtgaaggatgctttgttgcgaaataggaagccaattatagatttcactttggattggagatgtttgatgtgagtctggaaggagagtttagtctaaccagacacctaagtatttgtagttatccatgtattctaagtcagagccgtccagagtagtgatgttggacaggcgggtaggtgcaggtggcgatcggttgaagagcatgcatttagttttacttgtatttaagagcaattggaggccacggaaggagagttgtatggcattgaagcttcatgaggaatgtaagtctatggaagggggtgagaaccataaGCCTCCTTGGTTTTGTATTGGATTCAATGTACCCAGATGAGGTTGGAAAATCCTCTCCGGCTACCCTAGAAGGTGCTGttaaggctactgtagaccttcattgcaaaacagtgtttttttcatgaattattattattattttcacatTATTATTTGGTGACGTGTATACATGTATGCATTTGTGATGTATAATATTATTTCATGTTTATTATTATAGTTTAATctatgtttcactatttttatcaAATTCACTGTGTAGGAAggtcctccccatcctcctctgaGCCTCCACTGTGTTTTTCAGTATTTGCTGCATTTTGCTATAGTATGTATTATTTCCTGTGTGCTTTTGCTGATAACCTTTCTGGCGTTGTCGTTTTCCAGTACAAGGATGCCTTCATGAAGGCTAACCCGGGCTACAAGTGGTGCCCTGCCACCAACAAGCCAGTCAAGAGCCCCTGCCACACTGTCAGCAACACCTGCAATAAAGTGTGGTCCTTCCCTTCCAACTCCCCTAAGGGCTGTGCCACTGCCAAGAAACTGCCCAAGACTGACAGCACACCACAGCTTAATTTCGCCATGGCAGGTGCGTCAAGTTTCCATTTCTGGTAAAAAGGCTAATGAAATATGTCATGTCTCGGCATAGCTGCCACTAAATGAATGTCAAATTTGTAAAAATATATCCTAACTAGCTTTTATTTTGTGCCTTCCCAGATCCCACGAAGATGGGTGGCCTAAGCATGCTACTGTTGGCTGGGGAGCATGCCCTTACTGCCAGAGAGGTATGTCATGTCATATCCACTAAATCCTGGACTGTAGTGCAAAAATTAACCACCGGAGGACTTCAGAGGGTTATCTAAGGGTCTTTGAGACAATTTATGAAAAGGCCCAGTCTAGTGAGTTTATCCTTGTTGTAGTACAATTTTAATCTAGAAATCATAGTTTTAGTGGAAATATATCTGAGGCACTTAAGTAATTCTCATATGTGTTGTAAAAGCACTGTGAGATACAAATTTGAAGATCACATTATTCAAGTGTTTATGCTGAATGTGTGAATTGAACCGCCACAGATTTCCTCCAGCTCATCACAATCTGGAGCCACAGATGTCACTAAGTACCCTGATAAATCCTCCCTATTCCAACTTGCGGAGGTAAAACCACCTGAAATGGGAATGTTTTCTCTTTAACCTCTTGTAACTATTACATAGGGCTGTTACGGCAAATACGCTCTGATACAACAGTTTATAGATTTTCCTAAATGCACATGTGTATCGAAAATAGCCTACATTAGATGTATTGTCTATTTGCATATAAATGGTTTGGTTTGCTCTTACAATACCCAACACATCACATAAAATTCTACCATTCCCTAAAATGGTGGCACAAGGAAGTGAGGCTCATTCCTGTTTAAATGGGTCAGGCAACCCTCAATTGTGTCCCTTTTCAGATCTCTTCCAGCACGCGTCAGCCGAGTTTAATGGACACAGCTGGCAAAGGGAAGCCCTTGAGTTTGGGGGACCAGGCTGACGTGGGTATTCTCAGGGAAAGGCTTGTCTACACATGATTTAGCTCAATGTTATTGGCCTGTAAAATTTTTATAGGCGATCTGCCAACTGCTAAGCATACTTGCATATTGTAATGCACTCTTAAGTAGTTTGTTTTTAAACTAAGTGGGATATCTTCCTGCTTACTGAAATCCACAACAACAAAATTAAAATACTGACACTATTGGCTATTCCCAGTGCGGGTATGCCTGGTAAGGGAGGGCACAAATGAAAGCATTTACTCTCTAATAACCATACTATACTGTTTAGTACAAATATACACAAGTCACAAATATGAACATGCATAAGCCCAGGATCTTATCCATTTTCTCATTCAACTTTTTCCTCAGATGTGGTCTGGAACCTCACAGCAGGGAAAGCCTGACGTACCCACTGCCAATGTCAAGTCCCCTCTTTTTCAACTGGCAGAGGTATAGTCATTACACTGTCTCAAGTCTGCCACTCCACACTACTACATACTCTATAATGCTGTTGTATTGTCTTTTATGATGTATTGTCTAATTCTCCTCTGTTGTGTATCAAAGCAGATCTCCTCTGATTCAAGCCAGTCGACTGCACCAGAGGGAAAGCAGTGTGGCCAGTCCGCTCTCTTCCAGCTTGCTGAGGTACTGCAGGCCCTCCCTCATTAAGGTTCCATTTAAGTCCATTTTGATACTATTGAACTCTTGAAATACCCTACAGTCGAAATGATTCATAGTTAGCTCCAGCACTTTCACATCGATGTGACTACTGAAATGTTAGTTTcatatcaaattttattagtcacatgtgccgaatacaatgCGCCgaatttcaccttacagtgaaatgcttacttacgagcccctaaccaacaatgcagtttaaaaaaaaaaatacggataagaataataAATACAAGTAATTaaaaagcagcagtaaaataacattagcaatactatatacaggggtgtactgatacagaatcaataggcgagggcaccggttatttgaggtagtatgtacatgtaggtagggttattaaagtgactatgcatagatgacaacagagtagcagtggtgtaaagggggggtgcactgcaaatagtctgtgtagccatttgactagatgttcaggagtcttatggcttgggggtagaagacgtttagaagcctcttgttattttccctctggttgcacatttaacacgcTGATAGAAATGTGTTAAAACGTATTTAACGTTAAACGTAtttccctgtattaaagtccctggctactaggagcgccgcctggACGAACGTTTTCttatttgcttatggcggaatacagctcattcaaatCTGTCTTAGTGGCAGCCTCTGACTGGTGGTATGTAAAAGAGCtacaaagaatacagatgaaaactctctcggtaggtagtgtcgtctacagcttatcatgagatactctacctcaggcgagcaatagctcaagacttccttagatattatGCACAAGCTGTTGtgtacaaaaatacatagactgccgccccttgtcttaccagacaccgctgttctatcctgccggtacatcgtataaccagccagctgtatgctgtcgtcgttcagccacgactccgtgaagcataagatattcgTTTTTAATGTccagttggtagtttaatcttccacgCAACTCGtcgattttattgtccaaagattgcatgtgAACTGTTTTGTTTTGTGTAGATGTGCTTGGCCTCCGAGGCAGGGAAGATGGAAACACAGGATGATACCTGCACCCCACACATCAAAACTGAGACTGTGGTAGAGGAGGTTGGGGACAACACCCAtgatcttcctctctcctttcccccgtCTTCCTCCATGCCGACTGATGCTAGTCTCCTGCTGCTCAGAGGCCAAGCAGCCATAATCAAAAGGAAGAAAGACGCCAGCACCAGAGAGCCGCCCAAAGTGGTGGACAAAGACAAGAGCCCTGGTCCCGGCTCACCCAAAAAGACCCTCAAGAAGCGACCTTCATCCGAGTCAGAGTTGGAGAGCCTCTTCTACACTATCGAAGCAGTGGCTAAAGGGGCCTGGGGCGATGCCAGGGAGGATATGCCCAAGAAGAAGGCTCGCTCCGCCGCAGTTACCATTCTGGTAGAGTCCAGCTCACCCAAAAAGAGGGCCAAGCCCAAAGCCAAGAGGCCCCTAAAGGCTAAGGAAGATGAGAGAAATGTGAAGGACAAAGAGGACGACGGACGCACAGAGCTTCCATTGACAGTGGGGACGGTGGTGAATCCAGCAAGCCCCAAGATAGAGGCTAAGGAGGCCAATATTAGCAGCAGCACGGAGGAGCACACCTCCCCTCCCAGCCCCCCGCACATCAAGCACAAAGTCGGGGAGAGGGAACTGGAGGCCAACGCAGAGGGGTGTGGCTCCAGAAAGTCTGAGAGAAGCTGCAAGGGGGCGCTGTACAAGACCCTGGTGTCGGAAGGGATGCTGACCTCACTGAGGGCCAACGTGGACAGAGGTACGCATTAGTAACCCCCCCCTACCCTGTCTCCACAATTACTGTCTTAATATGCTGCTGATTTATGCCCATTCCGAGCAAGACCCAGGGTTTTAACTTAATTTTACTGGTGGCTACTCtaaagtaagtgtgtgtgtgtgtatgtgtgtgcgtgttaatTAGGCAAAAGAGGTTCTTTTCGAAGTGCATCTGATGGAGGCTGGACTGACGAGACCTGGGCTTTCTCACAGATGGGACCCAGTAATTTCAAGAAGCTTAAGAAGTCCAAATCCAAAGACGAGACCGCGCCAGGGTGAGTTCTGTCCAAGACCAATTCACCCTAATTTACCCTTGTCACTGAAAGATCACTAGTGGGAGCAGAATATAGTGAACAGACAATAATCCCATTTCTCAAGGGGCACATTCGTCCTGCAAGGATTCACGTTTGTTGTTATTGAAGTGAGTGATGGAAGATTGGCTATGTGCACTCGTTGCTCATTGAATTTACGCTGCAAGTCTGTTCTATTAGTGAATTGTTGGATGATGACAAATACTGAAATAAAAATGTGTCTATTTCATCACTAGCTCCACTTTCTTTGTGGTGTGATGGAGTCCTCTGTGTCCAAGTTAACATCTTCTTGTGAGGAACCCCTGAAGAGAGAGCAAATAGCCGCTCAGTTTAAGTTATGGGCACCCCATAAGTGTTTTGATATTTTTCATTTTGGCACCTCTATAAGCATTAAGAATATTAAGATTGGTTCAGCCCATTAATAGTTTCAGGGGTTCCCAAAAGTGAATGTTTAATTCAAGCCCTTCTTGGATAATGAGCCAGTTCTTAGGCTGATGAACCAATCTTCGGTTTTTGTTTCCTCTTCGGTTTAAGAAAAGtagacaaacaaaaaaaaaagttcCCACCACTCAGTAATTGAGAAACATAGCAACAGTGGAGCTTACTTATCTGATCAAAGCACTCTTGAAACACTCAAGAGGGAACTTGGAAAAAAGCTATTATTGTGTTGGCATTTCTATAGAAATATAACAATCAACTGGGACAAACAAATGGCACTGTGTTTCCGCATGATGAAGGCCTGGAAAATGGCGGTGGGCATGTTCCTCCTGTATCTAATCAACAACATGTATCACCTTTGCAGTTTGGGGAAACTAGAGGAGGAGTTTGAGAAGAAGTTCAACAGCCTGCCGCAGTACAGCCCTCTGACATTCGACAAAAAGAGCACCGTCGTCACCAAGAAGAAAACTGACATTAGCACCACACCGGCGGAACAACCTCTGAAACCTGCCACGGGTGAGCACAATATGTCACCGGAATGTTCACCAAATGTTTCAATATGTTTTAACTCCCCATTCCCATCCATACCCCATACCGCTCATTTTGCTCCTCACTTTCAGAAACTTGACCACTCTCTCATGAGAAAAAGAGACCTTGTTACCATTTAACATTGCATGCCATTCTCTGGTCTCTTTTTGTTTCTTTTTTGTTATATCAGGTCCATCTCCATCTCAGAAAAATACTTTATTCCA
The Oncorhynchus keta strain PuntledgeMale-10-30-2019 chromosome 11, Oket_V2, whole genome shotgun sequence genome window above contains:
- the LOC118389947 gene encoding HMG box transcription factor BBX-like isoform X2; its protein translation is MKGGGRGKEPPVEVSCKRPKRKCLQWHPLLSKKALDFSEEEEEDEEELEKKPLLVRETRGPKVPCGGPPEGEEDSSEQRARRPMNAFLLFCKRHRSLVRQEHPRLDNRGATKILADWWAVLEPKEKQKYTDMAKEYKDAFMKANPGYKWCPATNKPVKSPCHTVSNTCNKVWSFPSNSPKGCATAKKLPKTDSTPQLNFAMADPTKMGGLSMLLLAGEHALTAREISSSSSQSGATDVTKYPDKSSLFQLAEISSSTRQPSLMDTAGKGKPLSLGDQADMWSGTSQQGKPDVPTANVKSPLFQLAEISSDSSQSTAPEGKQCGQSALFQLAEMCLASEAGKMETQDDTCTPHIKTETVVEEVGDNTHDLPLSFPPSSSMPTDASLLLLRGQAAIIKRKKDASTREPPKVVDKDKSPGPGSPKKTLKKRPSSESELESLFYTIEAVAKGAWGDAREDMPKKKARSAAVTILVESSSPKKRAKPKAKRPLKAKEDERNVKDKEDDGRTELPLTVGTVVNPASPKIEAKEANISSSTEEHTSPPSPPHIKHKVGERELEANAEGCGSRKSERSCKGALYKTLVSEGMLTSLRANVDRGKRGSFRSASDGGWTDETWAFSQMGPSNFKKLKKSKSKDETAPGLGKLEEEFEKKFNSLPQYSPLTFDKKSTVVTKKKTDISTTPAEQPLKPATGPSPSQKNTLFHKIVSNYKEKKKKPNTLDKDIAMCSDSPMLDSAAKATKAKPSPAPCATATLNPEAMGTSPSVPVGSQKRKARKSKITHLVRSADGRVSPAEEDKARDLTPEQDDKPLSQDTLCNETGCYNASKQEEADRSSAPEDLPAFFSLAALAEVAAMENIHRGQHVIGDSQKKDMAKTPLLISCADQ
- the LOC118389947 gene encoding HMG box transcription factor BBX-like isoform X1 — translated: MKGGGRGKEPPVEVSCKRPKRKCLQWHPLLSKKALDFSEEEEEDEEELEKKPLLVRETRGPKVPCGGPPEGEEDSSEQRARRPMNAFLLFCKRHRSLVRQEHPRLDNRGATKILADWWAVLEPKEKQKYTDMAKEYKDAFMKANPGYKWCPATNKPVKSPCHTVSNTCNKVWSFPSNSPKGCATAKKLPKTDSTPQLNFAMADPTKMGGLSMLLLAGEHALTAREISSSSSQSGATDVTKYPDKSSLFQLAEISSSTRQPSLMDTAGKGKPLSLGDQADMWSGTSQQGKPDVPTANVKSPLFQLAEQISSDSSQSTAPEGKQCGQSALFQLAEMCLASEAGKMETQDDTCTPHIKTETVVEEVGDNTHDLPLSFPPSSSMPTDASLLLLRGQAAIIKRKKDASTREPPKVVDKDKSPGPGSPKKTLKKRPSSESELESLFYTIEAVAKGAWGDAREDMPKKKARSAAVTILVESSSPKKRAKPKAKRPLKAKEDERNVKDKEDDGRTELPLTVGTVVNPASPKIEAKEANISSSTEEHTSPPSPPHIKHKVGERELEANAEGCGSRKSERSCKGALYKTLVSEGMLTSLRANVDRGKRGSFRSASDGGWTDETWAFSQMGPSNFKKLKKSKSKDETAPGLGKLEEEFEKKFNSLPQYSPLTFDKKSTVVTKKKTDISTTPAEQPLKPATGPSPSQKNTLFHKIVSNYKEKKKKPNTLDKDIAMCSDSPMLDSAAKATKAKPSPAPCATATLNPEAMGTSPSVPVGSQKRKARKSKITHLVRSADGRVSPAEEDKARDLTPEQDDKPLSQDTLCNETGCYNASKQEEADRSSAPEDLPAFFSLAALAEVAAMENIHRGQHVIGDSQKKDMAKTPLLISCADQ
- the LOC118389947 gene encoding HMG box transcription factor BBX-like isoform X3, translated to MKGGGRGKEPPVEVSCKRPKRKCLQWHPLLSKKALDFSEEEEEDEEELEKKPLLVRETRGPKVPCGGPPEGEEDSSEQRARRPMNAFLLFCKRHRSLVRQEHPRLDNRGATKILADWWAVLEPKEKQKYTDMAKEYKDAFMKANPGYKWCPATNKPVKSPCHTVSNTCNKVWSFPSNSPKGCATAKKLPKTDSTPQLNFAMADPTKMGGLSMLLLAGEHALTAREISSSSSQSGATDVTKYPDKSSLFQLAEISSSTRQPSLMDTAGKGKPLSLGDQADMWSGTSQQGKPDVPTANVKSPLFQLAEQISSDSSQSTAPEGKQCGQSALFQLAEMCLASEAGKMETQDDTCTPHIKTETVVEEVGDNTHDLPLSFPPSSSMPTDASLLLLRGQAAIIKRKKDASTREPPKVVDKDKSPGPGSPKKTLKKRPSSESELESLFYTIEAVAKGAWGDAREDMPKKKARSAAVTILVESSSPKKRAKPKAKRPLKAKEDERNVKDKEDDGRTELPLTVGTVVNPASPKIEAKEANISSSTEEHTSPPSPPHIKHKVGERELEANAEGCGSRKSERSCKGALYKTLVSEGMLTSLRANVDRGKRGSFRSASDGGWTDETWAFSQMGPSNFKKLKKSKSKDETAPGLGKLEEEFEKKFNSLPQYSPLTFDKKSTVVTKKKTDISTTPAEQPLKPATGPSPSQKNTLFHKIVSNYKEKKKKPNTLDKDIAMCSDSPMLDSAAKATKAKPSPAPCATATLNPEAMGTSPSVPVGSQKRKARKSKITHLVRSADGRVSPAEEDKARDLTPEQDDKPLSQDTLCNETGCYNASKQEEADRSSAPEDLPAFFSLAALAEVAAMENIHRAPK
- the LOC118389947 gene encoding HMG box transcription factor BBX-like isoform X4 yields the protein MKGGGRGKEPPVEVSCKRPKRKCLQWHPLLSKKALDFSEEEEEDEEELEKKPLLVRETRGPKVPCGGPPEGEEDSSEQRARRPMNAFLLFCKRHRSLVRQEHPRLDNRGATKILADWWAVLEPKEKQKYTDMAKEYKDAFMKANPGYKWCPATNKPVKSPCHTVSNTCNKVWSFPSNSPKGCATAKKLPKTDSTPQLNFAMADPTKMGGLSMLLLAGEHALTAREISSSTRQPSLMDTAGKGKPLSLGDQADMWSGTSQQGKPDVPTANVKSPLFQLAEQISSDSSQSTAPEGKQCGQSALFQLAEMCLASEAGKMETQDDTCTPHIKTETVVEEVGDNTHDLPLSFPPSSSMPTDASLLLLRGQAAIIKRKKDASTREPPKVVDKDKSPGPGSPKKTLKKRPSSESELESLFYTIEAVAKGAWGDAREDMPKKKARSAAVTILVESSSPKKRAKPKAKRPLKAKEDERNVKDKEDDGRTELPLTVGTVVNPASPKIEAKEANISSSTEEHTSPPSPPHIKHKVGERELEANAEGCGSRKSERSCKGALYKTLVSEGMLTSLRANVDRGKRGSFRSASDGGWTDETWAFSQMGPSNFKKLKKSKSKDETAPGLGKLEEEFEKKFNSLPQYSPLTFDKKSTVVTKKKTDISTTPAEQPLKPATGPSPSQKNTLFHKIVSNYKEKKKKPNTLDKDIAMCSDSPMLDSAAKATKAKPSPAPCATATLNPEAMGTSPSVPVGSQKRKARKSKITHLVRSADGRVSPAEEDKARDLTPEQDDKPLSQDTLCNETGCYNASKQEEADRSSAPEDLPAFFSLAALAEVAAMENIHRGQHVIGDSQKKDMAKTPLLISCADQ